A genomic segment from Bradyrhizobium sp. ISRA430 encodes:
- a CDS encoding cold-shock protein — translation MAIGTVKWFNATKGYGFIQPDDGSSDVFVHVSAVEKAGYTDLAEGARISYELKAGRSGKMSAENLRIG, via the coding sequence TTGGCGATCGGTACAGTGAAGTGGTTTAACGCGACCAAAGGCTATGGCTTTATTCAGCCTGATGACGGCAGCTCAGACGTCTTCGTGCATGTCAGCGCCGTCGAGAAAGCCGGGTACACGGACTTGGCCGAGGGCGCGCGGATTAGCTACGAGCTGAAGGCGGGGCGCTCGGGCAAGATGTCCGCGGAAAATCTGCGGATTGGCTGA